A region of Syntrophorhabdaceae bacterium DNA encodes the following proteins:
- a CDS encoding type II toxin-antitoxin system RelE/ParE family toxin — protein sequence MRAFKNRWFHRWARKENLPDALLLRVAKEILDGKVEADLGGGLFKKRLARSGGGKRGGYRTIVGYKKPNSERIIFLYAFAKNRKANMTAEEEAALSIAAESFILASDAQVAALLEEGAILEVQT from the coding sequence GTGCGGGCGTTCAAGAACAGATGGTTCCACCGCTGGGCCCGGAAAGAGAATCTGCCTGACGCCCTCCTTCTCAGGGTTGCGAAGGAGATCCTGGACGGCAAAGTGGAAGCCGATCTCGGCGGCGGGCTCTTCAAGAAGAGGCTGGCCCGTTCGGGTGGTGGAAAGCGTGGAGGATACCGGACGATCGTGGGATATAAGAAACCGAACTCTGAACGCATCATCTTTCTATACGCCTTCGCCAAGAACAGGAAGGCCAACATGACCGCTGAAGAGGAAGCCGCCCTGAGTATCGCGGCCGAGTCTTTCATTTTAGCGTCCGATGCGCAGGTTGCGGCACTCCTGGAGGAGGGAGCCATACTGGAGGTACAGACATGA